The Cuculus canorus isolate bCucCan1 chromosome 5, bCucCan1.pri, whole genome shotgun sequence DNA segment CTTAAACCCAGCTTTAAGCTGGGGCAAAGTGAAATGCTGTAAAGCTTTTCATCACAGTTTCTGATGGGGTTCTCATTAAAAGTGTGGGCGTTTGGATAGTTTTGCTGAGAAATGGAGAACACGATATCTAAAGCACCTGATAAGATGCCTTCTAGTTACATGTAAAGTGCAACTCGGAGGGATGAGAACCGTGAACACACAACAAAGGAGCTCATCTCTCccttctgctccttcctttcaCCCCCAGTGCATAAGGTGCCTACTTAGTTGGTGGGGTCAGCTCCACCATACACACCATTTCCATATTTCGTCTCCCGTTCTGCCAGTCCAAGAAGATCAACCATTTCTTCTGTGATGGATCACCACTGCTGGCCCTCTCCTGCTCTGATGCCCGTGTCAGTGACGCAATGATTTCTGCTCTGGTCGGGTTCAATGTCCTAAGCACCATTGTCTTCATCTTAGCCTCCTACTTGTCGGTCCTCTCCAATGCCTTATGGATGCACTCTGTAGCCAGTCGGCACAAAGCCTTCTCCACCTGTGCCTCTCACTTGGCCTCCAGTGCTTTGTACTACGGCAGCTCCCTCTTCATGTACCTGCGTCCCGTCCCCAGATGCAGCTTGGGACGTGACAAGGTGGTCTCCATGCTGTACTCTGTTGCAGTCCCTCTGCTGAACCCCCTCATTCTGCAGCCTAAGAAATGGGGAAATGAGGAACGCcatgaggaaagcaaaaggtAGTCCTCTCCTCCTTGTCCATCTGCGGCTCCTGGTCAGCTGAAAGCCGAGGGCTACCCTTGCAGGGGAAGGAGGGTTAGATATGGCGCCTTCAAGAAGCAGGGACTAAATGCCCCTGGAAGGAGGACACCTGCAAAATAGGTTTCTCCTTGAACCAAGGCTACACACTGCATTGGGAGAGATGGGACTGATGGAGCCTGGACGTGACGGTGACCATGTGTTGGGCAGAAAGGGTTTGCccaaaataaatgttgtttaaaAGTAACTTAAATATAAATCTTGTTTactatttatatattataaaagGCACGGGATGAAAGCAAGGACCAGGCAGGTCCCTGCAGGAGAGATGGGATGGAGGGCTGGGTGCAGCCAGAGAGGTCTCGGAGGGTTGGGAATTGAACGGAGCTTTTGCTGAGCAGATCAAAATAATGATCAGAAGGAGGAGGGTCCTGAGGGAGAGCGGCTTGCACAAACATCTGAGCTAAGGCTTCCTGCGGGATAAAAGCCCTCTGCCAGCCCAGGCGATCTGCCCCCCTGcatctcccctcctcccacGGCTTCCACCCATCGGATGAGCTTTGCCAGGACCTGCAGGTGCCTCATCTCACAATGCCTTCCCTCCTATACGAGCAGGTAAGAAAGGGTTGGACGCTTCCTGACAGTGACCCTTGTGCTGCTGCCCCTCGCAGGCTTGACAACATGTTGGAGCACAGGTGCTCCAATAAGACTCAGCCCAGCGCTTTGCTGCTCTCTCTGTTATTCCTTAACCCACAACACGTTCCTTCCACTGTGCCTGGACTGGgttctctctccagcttttggCATTCTTCAGAGTGCATGTGTTTCACCCTGAAGCTCTTCAGGGTATCACTTGTCCTCTCCAGGGCTGCAAGgtcacagagcagctgctcacCACAGGTTGCCACTACGGGATGGAAACGTGCCCCACTAGGACACAATCCATCGAACCCCACTGATGGAAGCTTTATCGAGAGAGAGAGAAACGCGTGCTTCAAGGGCCCGACTCATCCAGATGGAGCTACAACTACGCCTCCATTCCCACGCAATGTTGACCAAGGAGATCTGAGGTCGGTGCAGTGAAATGAGTGGTTCTGGGACTTGGTTCCCCTCCCACACTCACTTCAGTCTTCTGTAGTTTCTTAACTCAGCCTGTTCTGGGGCAGCGGGTGCTGCTTTGTGGGCAGGATGTGCTGGGGCAGCCTCATCTAAAGGAAGGCCATCCGTGCTCTCCTAGAGCATCCATGGTGTGAAACCAAATGTCCTGGTGGGGTCTAGGAGGTTTTCTTTGATAACAAAGCTCTGACCCCACCTCAAACCGACCTGGGGACATTTCAGCTGAGATGCAGACAGCTTGTCCCTCAGACAGTTCATCTGCTGAGGGGCTGTGTGGGGGAGATGGGAACATCCCAGCTGAAGCTTgaaacagcttccagtacctgaaggggctacaagaaagctggggagggactcttcacaaaggcctgtggtgacaggacgagggacaatggggataaactggagaggaggagatttagactaggcattaggaggaatttcttcaccatgagggtggggaggccctggaacagcttgcccggggaagtggtggctgccccatccctggaggtgttcaaggccaggttggatggggtctgggcagcctgatctagtgggaggtgtccctgcccatggcagggggtgaaactggatgatctttaaggtcccctgcaaccaaactgttctgtgactctcttctatgattctatgaaacaaagaaaagaaaaattccttaaCGTTTCCAGAAATGGGTGGTAAGAATCCAATCTCCTCTGTCTTCCAGACTTTGCAATGTCTTTATTTGAGCTTTTGCACTTGACCCAGCATTTGATGTCTCCCAGCGCATCCTCAGCACAATGTACATTAACACGGCAGAGCTGTTCTCCTTTAATACCCGAGTCTCTAACGAGCTGCTTCACCTCTCTGGCCTCCAAGCTGGGGCCAAAGGCAGAAATCGAGCTGCCTTGCATTTATCTAAAGAACAGACGCTGCTTTCCAGAGCAGTTCCTTTCTGCATCGCGTTCCGATGTTCCCACAGGATTTCTCTCCTGGGGATTTATTTCCctgattcattttatttctgtgcaaatTCATCCTACAGAAACGATGGATGGAGACAACCTGACGGTTTTGTCCGGCTTCATCCTCTTGGGTTTCTCTGATGCCCCAGAACTACAAACCACCATCTTCACCATTTCCTTATCCCTCTATGTTTTAATGGCGCTGGGGAACCTGGTGATGATCCTGCTCATCAACACCGACCCCCAgctccacacccccatgtatTTCTTCCTGATCCACTTGTCTTTCATAGatttctgcctctcctccacTGTCATCCCAAAGGCGCTGGAAACGTTCCTGCTGGGGAGGAGCCACATCTCTCTTTTGGGTTGCTTTGCACAGATCTATTTTTACTCTGCTCTGGTCATCTCTGAGTGCTACTTGCTGGGGCTGATGGCTTTTGACCGATATGTGGCTGTTTGCAAGCCGCTGCTTTACACCACCATCATGTCCAGGGTGCATTGCTACAGCTTGATGGTGCTGGTGTATACCACGggcttcctctcctccctggtGCACACCATCCTGGTGGGGCGGTTGTCCTTCTGCCAGGAGAGGAGCATCAACCACTTCTTCTGCGAGCTGCCCACTGtcctgcagctctcctgctccAATGCCCACACAAACGAGATCTTGCAGGTTTCTGATGCCGTTCTCACCAACGTGAGTTCTATCCTGATGATCCTGGTTTCTTACACCTACATTATCCGCACCATCCTGCAGATAGCTtcaggcaggagcaggctgaAAGGTTTCTCCACCTGTACCTCCCACCTGGTTGCCATCACTATCTTCTATGCCCCGGTTATGCTCACCTACTTCCAGCCTCGCAAGGCGTGCTCGCGGGACCAGGCAAAAGTGGTTTCAGCCTGTTATGCCCTGCTGACCCCCACCCTcaaccccctcatctacagcctGAGGAACACAGAGGTGAAGGGGGccctgaggaggctgtgggtgcGAAAGCTGGTGCCGCGACTCTCCAGGCTGCGAAAATGCAGCTGAAGCTCTTTGGTGCTTTGATGGTAATGAAGGAATAGGAGTTATTGGGCCGCTTACAGAGGAGGATATCACGCAAGAAGCACAGGGTATGGAGAACCAGCACAATGAACTGTTATGGATGGTGGAATGTGTCCATCCAGGTGAAAATCTGGTTGTGACCTCGGATGCCATTTCTGACCAATGTCTAGGAGAACCATCGGAAAGCACAGGGCCATGGTGTTGGCTCCAGGGACCTGGCACCATGTGAATGACTTGTGGGCACACGTCCATTATCACATTGACAGAAGTGGTTCCCAACCAAAATCTTCTGGGACGTGTTGTCTTTACATCTACTGATCTTGCACCAACTGGATGATCCACAGGAGGCCCATACTTTTGTGACCATCACTGAACCACGTCTGACTTTGAGTTAGGAGTCTTCTGTACATCCTCGCATGGATGAGGTGGAAGACGCTGTAAAGAAGATAGCAGACAGCGGGGGTTTACCGTTTAATCCAGACACACCTTTTATGTTTGATGAACTGCACAATTTCTGGTAGAAACTGTagtttgtatgaaaaaaaaagtaaatatactttatgtttcaaaataaacttcTTTGTAAATTGTGTTTTCCTAAAAGAACTGGAATGAACAATGAATGCATGTAATGGAAACTCCTTAAACCCAGCTTTAAGCTGGGGCAAAGTGAAATGCTGTAAAGCTTTTCATCACAGTTTCTGATGGGGTTCTCATTAAAAGTG contains these protein-coding regions:
- the LOC128852288 gene encoding olfactory receptor 8I2-like; translation: MDGDNLTVLSGFILLGFSDAPELQTTIFTISLSLYVLMALGNLVMILLINTDPQLHTPMYFFLIHLSFIDFCLSSTVIPKALETFLLGRSHISLLGCFAQIYFYSALVISECYLLGLMAFDRYVAVCKPLLYTTIMSRVHCYSLMVLVYTTGFLSSLVHTILVGRLSFCQERSINHFFCELPTVLQLSCSNAHTNEILQVSDAVLTNVSSILMILVSYTYIIRTILQIASGRSRLKGFSTCTSHLVAITIFYAPVMLTYFQPRKACSRDQAKVVSACYALLTPTLNPLIYSLRNTEVKGALRRLWVRKLVPRLSRLRKCS